One segment of Acidianus sp. HS-5 DNA contains the following:
- the merA gene encoding mercury(II) reductase → MKDLVIIGYGAAGFASLIQANELGIKPTLIGYGPIGGTCVNVGCVPSKRLLHLGEIYKGKVPDFFKPFDDEKELVKVMRKEKYEDLLSYYDVDLIEGKAHFISPHEVKVGDKIIEGKKFIIATGSSPFIPEIEGLKETGFWTNVQALNPDRKISSLVIIGGRAEALEFSQIYKNFGVDVAVLQRSKVLIPNWEPEISLEIQKVLEDEGIYVVTGVKVKEVKRSEGGKIVVTDKGEVEADEVLLATGRKPNVDLNLSSAGVELNEKGGIKVNDELQTTNPNIYAAGDVIGNMMLEALAGYEGTIAVRNVIGNEHRKIDLLSIPQVIFTKPNLARVGITEAEGGEKVESRVVKMRDIVKAQILGEARGLIKMVVDKETKRILGVHVMGENSAEFISEAALAIKHRMTVDDIIDTVHVFPTVAESLRIVALAFYKDVDKLSCCV, encoded by the coding sequence ATGAAAGACTTAGTGATTATAGGCTATGGGGCTGCAGGTTTTGCATCACTAATTCAAGCTAACGAGCTAGGAATAAAACCTACACTTATAGGTTACGGTCCTATTGGAGGAACTTGCGTAAACGTAGGTTGCGTCCCTTCAAAGAGGTTACTCCACTTAGGAGAAATATACAAGGGTAAAGTTCCTGATTTTTTTAAACCTTTTGATGACGAAAAAGAGTTAGTAAAGGTAATGAGGAAGGAAAAATACGAGGACCTCTTAAGTTATTACGACGTTGATTTAATAGAAGGGAAGGCACATTTTATTTCTCCCCACGAGGTTAAGGTTGGGGACAAAATTATAGAAGGCAAGAAATTCATTATTGCAACTGGTTCATCTCCTTTCATTCCGGAAATAGAAGGATTAAAGGAAACCGGGTTCTGGACTAACGTTCAAGCTTTAAACCCAGACAGAAAGATCTCCTCTTTAGTAATTATAGGAGGAAGGGCGGAGGCTTTAGAGTTTTCCCAAATTTACAAAAACTTCGGAGTTGACGTTGCAGTACTCCAGAGGAGTAAAGTATTAATTCCTAATTGGGAGCCTGAGATTTCCTTGGAAATTCAGAAAGTCCTAGAGGACGAAGGAATTTATGTAGTTACCGGGGTTAAAGTTAAAGAAGTGAAGAGAAGTGAAGGAGGCAAAATCGTAGTAACAGATAAGGGAGAAGTTGAGGCTGACGAAGTACTTTTAGCTACTGGGAGAAAACCTAACGTTGACCTTAACTTGTCCTCTGCCGGTGTAGAATTAAACGAGAAGGGAGGGATAAAGGTAAATGATGAATTACAGACTACTAACCCTAACATTTACGCTGCAGGAGACGTAATAGGAAATATGATGCTCGAGGCGTTAGCGGGTTACGAAGGTACTATAGCTGTAAGGAACGTTATAGGGAATGAACACAGGAAAATTGACCTCCTAAGCATACCTCAAGTAATATTTACAAAACCTAACCTTGCAAGGGTAGGTATCACGGAAGCTGAAGGCGGAGAAAAAGTTGAAAGTAGGGTCGTTAAAATGCGGGACATCGTGAAGGCACAGATCTTAGGAGAGGCCAGAGGGTTGATAAAGATGGTTGTGGATAAAGAAACTAAGAGGATTTTAGGAGTTCACGTGATGGGTGAGAACTCTGCAGAATTCATAAGTGAAGCTGCCTTGGCTATAAAACATAGGATGACAGTAGATGATATAATTGATACAGTACACGTATTTCCCACTGTAGCTGAATCCCTTAGGATAGTTGCGTTAGCGTTTTACAAGGACGTGGATAAACTCAGTTGCTGTGTATAA
- a CDS encoding CBS domain-containing protein yields MEPIVLIDVDRCVGCFMCERACALAKCLVIDRELRLAKVIRPWDCTGCKACERACPYSCIIVLSDENEVPLRAKVTVQRVWRYANKPVIVNTTKLREISKIIHERGIGSVLMLNKKIATETDVLRTFITGIENVEFRDAVTITERFTLSQALDLMLEKGISHLPIIDERQNLSGILSLKDCLRGLAVSNVIKNDSVEIHVLKGEKKISEFLFMDPVILESNTTLYDALTTLLEKKRKAGLVIGTKPGIFTLKDGIRMISEGRSRDSTIEVRYDVPILDEGERISKALSVMEIKGIRHVVVRTYDGNYNLLSVREISKGLAWIVNRA; encoded by the coding sequence TTGGAACCAATAGTTTTAATAGACGTGGATAGATGCGTAGGTTGTTTTATGTGTGAAAGGGCTTGTGCATTAGCTAAGTGCTTAGTTATCGATAGAGAATTAAGGTTAGCAAAGGTAATTAGACCTTGGGACTGTACTGGATGTAAAGCTTGTGAAAGGGCTTGTCCGTATTCCTGCATAATAGTGCTCTCAGATGAAAACGAAGTACCTTTAAGGGCAAAGGTTACGGTGCAAAGAGTATGGAGATATGCTAATAAACCTGTTATTGTCAATACAACAAAGCTGAGAGAAATTTCCAAAATAATTCACGAAAGAGGAATAGGTTCGGTACTTATGTTAAACAAAAAGATCGCAACAGAGACTGACGTACTAAGGACTTTCATAACCGGAATAGAGAATGTTGAGTTTAGAGATGCGGTAACTATTACCGAGAGATTTACTTTATCCCAAGCTTTAGATCTAATGCTCGAGAAGGGGATTTCACATCTTCCTATAATAGATGAGAGGCAAAACTTGTCCGGAATATTATCGTTGAAGGATTGCCTGAGAGGATTAGCTGTAAGTAATGTAATTAAGAACGATAGTGTTGAGATTCACGTATTAAAAGGAGAAAAGAAAATTTCCGAGTTCCTCTTTATGGATCCAGTAATTCTGGAAAGCAACACTACATTATACGATGCATTAACTACATTACTTGAGAAAAAAAGAAAGGCAGGATTAGTAATTGGCACAAAGCCGGGAATTTTTACTCTGAAGGATGGGATAAGGATGATTTCAGAGGGAAGGAGTAGAGATTCAACTATTGAAGTAAGGTACGATGTACCAATATTAGATGAAGGAGAAAGAATATCTAAAGCATTAAGCGTAATGGAAATTAAGGGTATTAGACATGTAGTTGTAAGAACCTATGATGGAAATTACAATCTATTATCAGTCAGAGAGATAAGCAAAGGTCTTGCATGGATCGTTAATAGAGCGTAA
- a CDS encoding 7-cyano-7-deazaguanine synthase, producing the protein MKLLLYSGGINSTVALYKFKDVDCLFIDYGQRSAKMQREFALYHCKKLNKKLVEIKIPSLGKAFYDSLGIRPNEPIVHRNVILLSIALTYAKERKYDEVIFATASEECLFEKDKPLIISTMKKLAEIYGVKLSMPFVNLSKSIIVKMGAKQGIDLGKTYSCFLGHKYHCGVCSECQARKIAFKEAGVKDETVYLR; encoded by the coding sequence ATGAAACTCCTGCTTTACTCCGGCGGAATAAATTCCACAGTTGCACTTTACAAATTTAAGGATGTTGACTGTCTCTTCATAGACTACGGTCAAAGGTCTGCAAAAATGCAGAGAGAATTTGCGCTTTATCACTGTAAAAAACTTAATAAAAAACTCGTGGAGATTAAAATTCCTTCTCTAGGAAAAGCGTTTTACGACAGCTTAGGAATAAGACCTAACGAACCAATTGTTCACAGGAATGTAATTCTCTTGTCCATTGCTTTAACTTATGCAAAAGAAAGGAAATACGACGAGGTAATCTTCGCTACTGCAAGTGAGGAATGTTTATTTGAGAAAGATAAACCTCTGATAATATCCACTATGAAAAAGCTTGCAGAAATTTACGGAGTTAAGCTTTCTATGCCATTCGTTAACCTAAGTAAGTCGATAATAGTTAAGATGGGGGCAAAACAAGGAATTGATCTGGGGAAAACATACTCCTGCTTCCTGGGTCATAAATATCACTGCGGAGTTTGCTCAGAGTGCCAGGCTAGAAAGATTGCATTTAAAGAAGCAGGAGTAAAAGATGAGACTGTTTATTTAAGATAA
- a CDS encoding AAA family ATPase produces MNEIAITQVYGKRLKQRYIALLDEEIMQNYNFLPGDIILIYGDRTVPFTVQENRDKEKGITINEEDLKLLGIKNGERAGFKKARYVEIQTLSLAPAVQKPYDERKISLELRGKAVTRRMPVFTKEGDFTVISFTPQDEVGIITGDTRIEIGYSSVKLTQKDIPYVTLDDVGGLSKQIDELKEIVEISLVRPEIMRILGLRAPKGILLYGPPGTGKTLLAKAIANSVMANFFYISGPEIASKYYGESEKRLREIFEQAIKDSPSIVFIDEIDAIAPSRDTTGSETDRRIVAQLLTLMDGITSSRGILVIGATNRPNALDPALRRPGRFDREIEIPVPDKEGRLEILKIHTRRLNLINVDLEKIAELTHGYVGADIEALVREATLNAFKRSKNYESANVTMEDFVEAMKRVQPSALREFKIEIPTTTWEDVVGLEDIKLELKEVVEWPLKEPGIYEYMNAEIPGGILLYGPPGTGKTMLARAVAHESGANFIAVNGPEILNMWVGESERAIREVFKKARQASPCIIFFDEIDSLATARGTDPNRVTERIVSQLLTEMDGISKRSEKVVVIAATNRPDIVDPALLRPGRLEKLIYVRPPTLDERKSLFITLISKHPHDDNIDYERLAKLTEYYTPADIKGIVNRAVLLSIRRAMAGEKNVKLSEEDLELALSSSRPSLNSSIMNYYNSFNLKTRQTSYA; encoded by the coding sequence ATGAATGAAATTGCGATAACTCAAGTTTACGGCAAGAGATTGAAGCAGAGGTACATTGCATTACTAGATGAGGAGATAATGCAGAACTATAATTTCCTTCCCGGAGATATTATATTAATATATGGAGACAGAACAGTGCCCTTTACTGTTCAAGAAAATAGGGATAAAGAGAAAGGAATAACTATAAACGAAGAAGATCTAAAATTGCTAGGCATTAAAAATGGTGAGAGAGCAGGGTTCAAGAAAGCGAGATACGTGGAAATACAAACTTTAAGTTTAGCTCCTGCAGTACAAAAACCTTACGATGAGAGGAAAATAAGCCTTGAACTCAGAGGTAAGGCAGTAACGAGAAGGATGCCAGTATTTACTAAAGAAGGCGATTTTACGGTAATCTCTTTTACTCCTCAAGATGAGGTAGGAATAATTACTGGAGATACTAGGATAGAAATTGGATACTCAAGCGTTAAGCTGACTCAAAAGGATATACCTTACGTTACCTTAGATGACGTAGGAGGCTTATCTAAGCAAATAGATGAATTGAAAGAAATTGTGGAGATCTCTCTAGTAAGACCGGAAATAATGAGAATTTTAGGCTTAAGGGCTCCTAAGGGAATTCTACTTTACGGTCCTCCTGGAACGGGAAAAACACTTCTTGCTAAGGCTATAGCGAATTCAGTGATGGCTAATTTCTTTTACATCAGCGGGCCTGAGATCGCATCAAAGTACTATGGGGAAAGTGAAAAAAGGCTTAGAGAAATATTCGAACAAGCTATAAAGGATTCTCCCTCAATAGTTTTTATTGACGAGATAGATGCAATAGCTCCGAGTAGGGATACTACTGGTTCTGAGACGGATAGGAGAATAGTTGCACAACTTTTGACACTGATGGACGGAATAACTTCATCAAGGGGAATCTTGGTAATAGGTGCCACAAACAGACCTAATGCTTTAGATCCTGCATTAAGGAGACCCGGAAGGTTTGATAGGGAAATTGAGATTCCAGTTCCAGACAAAGAAGGAAGACTGGAGATATTGAAAATACATACTAGAAGGCTGAACTTGATTAACGTAGATTTAGAAAAAATAGCTGAGCTGACCCACGGATACGTAGGAGCGGATATAGAAGCTCTAGTTAGAGAAGCTACATTAAACGCTTTTAAGAGGAGTAAAAATTATGAATCTGCAAACGTTACCATGGAGGATTTTGTCGAGGCTATGAAGAGAGTCCAACCCTCGGCATTAAGGGAGTTTAAGATAGAAATACCCACAACTACATGGGAAGATGTAGTAGGACTTGAAGATATAAAACTAGAGTTAAAAGAAGTCGTAGAGTGGCCTTTAAAAGAGCCCGGTATATATGAATATATGAACGCAGAAATACCTGGCGGAATTTTACTCTATGGTCCTCCCGGTACCGGAAAGACAATGCTTGCAAGGGCTGTAGCGCATGAAAGCGGTGCAAATTTCATAGCAGTTAACGGCCCAGAAATTCTCAACATGTGGGTAGGAGAAAGCGAGAGAGCAATTAGGGAAGTTTTTAAGAAAGCTCGCCAAGCATCACCTTGCATTATCTTCTTTGACGAGATAGATTCTTTAGCTACAGCAAGAGGTACAGATCCAAATAGGGTTACAGAGAGAATAGTCAGTCAATTGCTTACTGAGATGGACGGAATAAGTAAAAGGTCTGAAAAAGTCGTAGTAATTGCAGCAACTAATAGACCAGATATTGTTGACCCTGCTCTTCTTCGTCCGGGTCGGTTGGAGAAATTAATTTATGTAAGGCCTCCTACTCTAGATGAGAGGAAATCCTTATTTATTACCTTAATCTCCAAGCATCCTCATGACGATAATATAGATTACGAAAGGCTAGCTAAATTAACCGAATATTATACTCCCGCAGATATTAAAGGGATAGTGAATAGGGCAGTTCTTTTATCGATTAGAAGAGCAATGGCAGGAGAGAAAAACGTTAAGTTAAGCGAGGAAGATCTAGAACTTGCGTTAAGTTCTTCCAGACCAAGTTTAAATTCATCAATAATGAATTACTATAATTCATTTAACTTAAAGACAAGGCAGACCAGCTATGCTTGA
- a CDS encoding heavy metal translocating P-type ATPase metal-binding domain-containing protein, with the protein MKIRINKEDLKCEHCGAPLSEEDIYVRVINGEKHYFCCSHCADAYEAKMK; encoded by the coding sequence ATGAAAATAAGAATAAATAAGGAAGATTTGAAATGCGAGCACTGCGGTGCACCTCTATCAGAGGAAGACATATACGTTAGAGTAATAAACGGAGAAAAACACTACTTCTGCTGTTCTCACTGCGCAGATGCCTACGAGGCAAAGATGAAATGA
- a CDS encoding SepZ protein — translation MAGIKFARRVLGAVIAGIGASLWIADILLTLTLPYSMYEDDALVAMVPISGAVLVLGGLLLGLWS, via the coding sequence ATGGCCGGAATAAAATTTGCTAGAAGAGTACTAGGTGCAGTAATAGCAGGGATAGGCGCGTCGTTATGGATAGCGGATATCTTATTAACTCTAACTCTACCCTACTCAATGTATGAGGACGACGCATTAGTTGCCATGGTCCCAATATCTGGTGCTGTCCTAGTCCTAGGAGGTTTACTGTTGGGGTTATGGAGTTGA
- a CDS encoding quinol oxidase: protein MKRGTVIALFFVLVIVAALSLEIQYSSYDYIGYNPTNNAGEGVVHAQFANAIGSYKGPYVTIYVTGQQWHWDFYPHARTCTNLTVVPVDEPVVFVIHSIDVFHEFFIQNAPSNFSLGFNFGAEAVPGYYSYIVLVFPKPGLYHVACAEYCGTAAVGLGHSWLVGTILATCNATLASSITGGVMPQGQWDPHVVSGAI, encoded by the coding sequence ATGAAGAGAGGCACTGTTATAGCCTTGTTCTTCGTCCTAGTTATAGTAGCCGCATTATCGTTAGAAATCCAGTATAGCTCTTATGACTATATAGGCTATAATCCTACAAATAACGCAGGAGAAGGAGTAGTTCATGCACAATTTGCAAACGCCATAGGTTCTTACAAGGGTCCATACGTTACAATATATGTTACTGGACAACAATGGCACTGGGATTTCTATCCTCATGCTAGGACGTGTACTAACCTAACAGTAGTCCCAGTTGATGAGCCCGTAGTTTTCGTTATACACAGCATTGATGTATTTCATGAATTCTTTATACAGAACGCTCCTAGCAACTTCAGCTTAGGGTTCAACTTCGGTGCAGAGGCAGTACCTGGATATTATTCTTATATAGTCTTAGTATTTCCTAAACCTGGACTATACCACGTAGCTTGTGCTGAGTACTGTGGTACTGCTGCAGTAGGATTAGGACATTCTTGGCTTGTAGGGACAATATTAGCTACATGCAATGCTACACTTGCTAGTAGTATAACAGGAGGAGTAATGCCTCAAGGACAATGGGATCCACATGTAGTTAGCGGGGCGATCTAA
- a CDS encoding antibiotic biosynthesis monooxygenase — translation MINVGLYYRVREGHEKEFEEAFLKVVSILKSSDIGFIDAKLYRRVDDPREYLIYSEWKDLDSFRKFTLSNDYKETTTYGKTILEGRPYHRIYTELKENES, via the coding sequence ATGATAAATGTTGGCCTTTATTATAGAGTGAGAGAAGGACATGAAAAGGAATTTGAAGAGGCATTTTTAAAAGTGGTTTCCATTTTGAAGAGCTCAGACATAGGTTTTATTGACGCAAAGCTATATAGAAGGGTTGACGATCCGAGGGAGTACTTAATCTACAGCGAATGGAAGGATTTAGACTCCTTCAGAAAATTTACTCTCAGTAATGACTATAAGGAGACCACTACATATGGAAAAACAATCTTAGAAGGAAGGCCTTATCACAGGATTTACACAGAATTAAAGGAAAATGAAAGTTAA
- a CDS encoding cbb3-type cytochrome c oxidase subunit I, which produces MASREEVRRRELEQLSEWARQYEEVKQREAKRSALVKVFYTEDYKMLALKNILFAIAWLFVGGAFALFLRTQAGLCSQGLPVIVCPQYYFQAMTNHVMDMIFGAVFSTVFAVSFYMIPALNGSRLIKWPKIANAGLWIATIGLFMMNLGGVENQYLFTFLNPLRASPTWYIGYALMVVGEWMEMASVLGTSFLGRIQGKLVPTAIGFIVMDMIMMALANISVFIDVIWSLISPIGGIGVYLFGVPNAEIWKGLFWFADHPLVYFAPYTLTGAIIAIVPLYAKRPIYSVRFARWLIPVLFVLGASVYVHHLVDDPWPLILRDIFAQTSTALIAIPFAALWLLFFITLGNPKKLKWDVGLAFIYAAAVWNIIGGIQAEPTQPTPSVDPTVHNTLWLPSHFHIMLALYSVGGLLGVLYVVGPDLWGRKWYSEKLGWLHFWGWEAGMGLLVTSFAIGGFYGAIRREVAWPAFYEVYYQMAMIGGWLAGFATIIFAYNLILTLLYGQKVKQTDLPLWAVQTIALERLGMRREGYKEEEMPVALPADGMIRILVPEERSSEGTATGTAVGAKAVESSADTKTNLSTNIKNK; this is translated from the coding sequence ATGGCTTCAAGAGAGGAAGTTAGGCGTAGGGAATTAGAGCAACTATCAGAATGGGCAAGACAATATGAAGAAGTTAAACAAAGAGAAGCTAAGAGATCAGCATTAGTAAAAGTGTTCTATACGGAAGACTATAAAATGCTAGCGTTAAAGAACATCCTATTCGCGATAGCTTGGTTATTTGTAGGTGGAGCTTTCGCACTATTCCTGAGGACTCAAGCTGGGTTATGCAGCCAAGGATTACCAGTTATAGTATGTCCACAATACTACTTCCAAGCAATGACCAACCACGTAATGGATATGATATTCGGTGCAGTCTTCTCAACTGTATTTGCAGTGTCTTTTTACATGATTCCTGCACTTAACGGATCCAGGCTAATAAAATGGCCTAAGATAGCTAACGCCGGACTATGGATTGCTACTATAGGATTATTCATGATGAACTTAGGAGGAGTGGAAAACCAGTACTTATTCACTTTCCTGAACCCGCTAAGAGCCTCTCCAACGTGGTATATAGGTTATGCCTTAATGGTAGTAGGCGAATGGATGGAAATGGCTTCAGTCTTAGGCACTTCCTTCTTGGGAAGAATACAAGGTAAGCTAGTGCCCACCGCAATAGGTTTCATAGTCATGGACATGATAATGATGGCTCTAGCAAATATTTCAGTGTTTATAGATGTTATATGGAGCTTAATCTCACCAATTGGAGGAATAGGGGTATACTTGTTTGGTGTACCAAATGCAGAAATATGGAAGGGATTATTCTGGTTTGCAGATCATCCTCTAGTTTACTTCGCTCCTTACACGTTAACTGGGGCAATAATCGCAATAGTACCTCTTTATGCAAAGAGGCCTATTTACAGCGTTAGGTTCGCAAGATGGTTAATACCAGTGTTATTCGTCCTCGGCGCAAGCGTTTACGTCCACCACTTAGTAGATGATCCATGGCCGTTGATTTTAAGGGACATATTTGCACAGACATCTACTGCATTAATAGCAATACCTTTCGCAGCCCTATGGTTACTGTTCTTCATTACTCTTGGAAATCCAAAGAAGCTGAAATGGGATGTTGGTTTAGCATTCATATATGCTGCAGCGGTTTGGAACATTATTGGAGGGATACAAGCAGAACCTACCCAACCAACGCCTTCAGTAGATCCTACTGTACATAATACGTTATGGTTACCGAGCCACTTCCACATAATGTTAGCGTTATATAGCGTTGGCGGTTTGTTAGGAGTTCTATACGTAGTTGGGCCAGATCTATGGGGAAGGAAGTGGTACAGTGAAAAATTAGGCTGGTTGCACTTCTGGGGCTGGGAAGCTGGAATGGGACTACTGGTTACTTCATTTGCAATAGGCGGATTCTACGGTGCAATAAGAAGGGAAGTAGCTTGGCCTGCGTTTTATGAAGTATATTATCAGATGGCAATGATAGGCGGATGGCTTGCCGGATTTGCTACAATAATATTTGCATACAACTTAATACTAACTCTGCTCTACGGGCAAAAAGTTAAGCAGACAGATCTACCACTATGGGCAGTGCAAACTATAGCTCTGGAAAGATTAGGTATGAGAAGGGAAGGATATAAGGAAGAAGAAATGCCAGTAGCTCTTCCAGCGGACGGGATGATAAGGATATTAGTCCCTGAAGAGAGATCATCTGAGGGAACTGCCACGGGAACTGCTGTAGGAGCTAAGGCAGTGGAGTCGTCTGCAGATACGAAAACTAATTTGAGTACAAATATTAAAAATAAATAA
- a CDS encoding metalloregulator ArsR/SmtB family transcription factor, whose translation MSQFSNENLLLELEIFFSTLSDKTRLEIILYLLEKEKATVQEISTDLNKSQSLISHHLAYLRNCGIVRVERNGKYSVYSVSDKDVKEILQIAIKHTRNYSESILSCDVMKEEKKSS comes from the coding sequence ATGTCACAGTTCAGTAATGAAAATCTACTCTTAGAGTTAGAGATCTTCTTCTCTACATTGTCTGACAAGACTAGGCTTGAAATAATATTATATCTCTTGGAGAAGGAGAAAGCTACTGTTCAAGAAATTTCAACGGACTTAAACAAATCACAATCACTGATTTCCCACCACTTAGCTTATTTAAGGAACTGCGGGATCGTTAGGGTAGAAAGGAACGGTAAATATTCAGTTTACTCTGTCAGTGATAAAGACGTGAAGGAGATTCTACAAATTGCAATAAAGCATACAAGGAATTACAGTGAATCTATCTTATCATGTGATGTAATGAAAGAAGAGAAAAAATCTTCATAA
- a CDS encoding DUF1404 family protein produces MELKDKKPYLIFGLVMLAASLNPLSLYLARLLEIVRVSFDMTTVWGAGLIGIWIADELFRKGYAKSFLEFNFTTRGLILGWGIAGTLVSYWYFPGPFDSSVVSTTTRAIQLITFVVAGLIGGIGWYGMTNVWKSISIFAIFSMMASMAEIFLELGSYYDTNIYSVYSISQFIDTAYFLFAMAFVPSTFYMVKWLKDLNLF; encoded by the coding sequence ATGGAGTTGAAGGATAAAAAGCCATATCTGATTTTTGGTTTAGTAATGCTAGCTGCTTCCTTGAATCCTTTATCCCTATATTTAGCTAGGTTATTAGAAATAGTGAGAGTTTCTTTCGATATGACCACAGTATGGGGAGCAGGACTAATAGGAATATGGATAGCTGATGAGCTTTTCAGAAAAGGTTACGCGAAAAGTTTCCTAGAGTTTAATTTCACTACCAGAGGGTTAATATTAGGCTGGGGGATTGCGGGTACTTTAGTTTCTTATTGGTATTTCCCTGGGCCTTTCGATTCCTCAGTAGTTTCAACCACTACTAGAGCAATACAACTTATTACTTTCGTAGTTGCCGGGCTAATAGGCGGAATAGGGTGGTACGGAATGACTAACGTTTGGAAGAGTATAAGCATTTTTGCAATATTCAGCATGATGGCAAGCATGGCAGAGATCTTCTTAGAGCTTGGATCGTATTACGATACTAACATCTACTCTGTTTATTCAATATCCCAATTCATTGATACTGCATACTTCTTATTTGCCATGGCTTTTGTTCCATCAACGTTTTACATGGTAAAGTGGCTTAAGGATCTCAACTTATTTTAA
- a CDS encoding ethylbenzene dehydrogenase, translating into MANGYVKLLTLGVVIVLVLLAASYGADYLLNSASQATTTVTAYYVPNAMPNLGNPGGCTFWQSIPWTTVPLVPTVPVPGGAAGHTHFVYVKAAWTYINGTPYIFILMKARNHGYVSWLACSERTPCGKLWEPFAQTRVGWWVVNVSYTANQSTAKVSYVPECKQLQYPPGCTLSNPIQIIVLNESGKLVGEVLGATLPDGCPLNNGMPVIITSLYLNYSGTIITSFNQFLAMGLNDTTWAQMAYNEFYPEDTAGYVSLFYNSTYTYPERFAILWSLGGVPSDWYKVAYTPHMMPGTSGAISAGCDELWILNNNPRANNTQDTGYPGNTLFSRTSPPPYGHYPQYKDPLNLGYLTDQGIIADAFVNGSSIYYIGGVPFIGFPYLNNPNYNAWDLMNGLYNASQLWDPSVVATGLKLVHSPTGICWCAEFVRTFTTFGVSGGQGMSHYQVQLYPGHTYHVAFAVFQGGAGESVDFKSISFWYDLYIQPAQSSSMIPMIITANGFLAPIVFAIIFGGKATIFKEIEKMEKSLERVKYPLIKIMGVKNGHQ; encoded by the coding sequence ATGGCTAACGGTTATGTAAAACTCCTTACTTTAGGTGTAGTTATAGTCTTAGTATTGTTAGCAGCAAGCTACGGTGCAGATTACTTACTCAACTCTGCATCTCAAGCAACAACTACTGTTACCGCATATTATGTACCTAATGCTATGCCCAATCTGGGAAATCCTGGAGGCTGTACATTCTGGCAGTCTATACCATGGACTACCGTGCCGTTAGTTCCTACAGTTCCTGTTCCAGGAGGAGCAGCAGGACATACACACTTCGTTTACGTTAAGGCTGCATGGACTTACATAAATGGTACTCCTTACATATTTATACTAATGAAAGCCAGAAATCACGGATATGTATCTTGGTTAGCATGCTCAGAAAGGACTCCCTGCGGTAAATTATGGGAACCTTTTGCGCAAACTAGAGTAGGTTGGTGGGTAGTTAACGTTTCCTACACTGCTAACCAATCTACGGCAAAAGTATCTTATGTCCCAGAATGTAAGCAACTTCAATATCCACCAGGATGCACATTATCTAACCCAATCCAAATAATAGTATTAAATGAGAGCGGAAAATTAGTAGGCGAAGTTCTAGGAGCAACCTTACCAGACGGTTGTCCACTAAATAACGGCATGCCAGTAATAATTACGTCATTATACCTCAATTACAGTGGTACGATAATTACCAGTTTCAATCAATTCTTAGCGATGGGCCTTAACGATACTACGTGGGCGCAGATGGCATACAACGAATTCTATCCTGAGGACACTGCAGGATATGTTTCACTATTCTATAATTCCACGTATACGTACCCAGAAAGATTTGCAATACTGTGGTCACTAGGCGGAGTACCTAGTGATTGGTACAAAGTTGCATATACACCTCATATGATGCCTGGAACTTCTGGTGCAATTTCAGCAGGTTGTGATGAACTATGGATTTTAAATAACAACCCAAGAGCAAATAATACTCAAGATACTGGCTATCCTGGGAACACATTGTTCAGCAGAACTTCTCCACCACCCTATGGACATTATCCTCAATACAAGGATCCACTTAACTTAGGATACTTAACTGATCAAGGTATAATAGCAGATGCTTTCGTCAACGGTTCTTCAATATATTACATTGGAGGAGTACCCTTCATTGGCTTCCCATATCTTAATAATCCTAACTATAATGCTTGGGATCTAATGAACGGCTTATATAATGCTTCACAATTATGGGATCCATCTGTTGTAGCCACCGGACTGAAGTTAGTCCATTCACCTACAGGAATATGTTGGTGTGCAGAATTTGTTAGGACATTTACAACTTTTGGAGTATCTGGAGGACAAGGAATGTCTCATTATCAAGTTCAGTTGTATCCCGGACACACATATCATGTAGCATTTGCAGTATTCCAAGGAGGAGCTGGAGAATCTGTCGATTTCAAATCAATATCCTTCTGGTATGACTTATACATACAACCAGCTCAGTCCTCTTCCATGATTCCAATGATAATAACTGCTAACGGCTTCCTAGCACCAATAGTATTTGCAATAATATTCGGAGGAAAGGCTACCATCTTTAAGGAGATTGAGAAAATGGAGAAATCATTGGAAAGAGTCAAGTATCCTCTTATAAAAATAATGGGTGTTAAGAATGGACATCAATAA